Below is a window of Pseudomonadota bacterium DNA.
GGCATAGCTTCCAAGGTTTGAATTGGAGCTTGTGCCTGCATATTTCTCTTTCTTACCGCCACTACGGGCTGCATATTCCCATTCTGCCTCTGTGGGAAGACGATAGGATTTGCCAGTTCTGCTGTTGAGCTTTTGAATGAAGTTATGGACATCATTCCAGGAAACAGTCTCTACGGGGCATGTATCGCCGCAGGATGAAAAACGTGAAGGGTTATTCCCCATGATGGCCTTCCACTGTCCCTGGCTCACCTCATATTTGCTTATGGAGAAATCAGAGACGCAGACATTGTGGACGGGCTTTTCATTGGTGCTGCCGGAGGTATCCCCCATGTCGAAACAGCCGCCTTTGACGAAGACAAATTCCATACCGGTTACGGGGTCAGTAAATACCTTGGCTTTGCCGCCAGCCAAAAGCTCCCAGTCAAGATTACCCTGTATACCCCTTGGGAAGTCCTGCAACACGTTCCAGTATATCTTCTTGCCCTTGCCGGGTTTGGTTTTCGGGAAGTCCCCTTCAAAGTGAAGGTCTTTGTTATCGAGTGTTTTGCCGTCAATAGTACTGGTGAGCGTCAAGTCTTCTTCCTCCTGTGTATCGGAGACGACCTCAAACTCCCACACAGCCCTGTTACCTTCCTGCCTGGCGACAGCGTTCTCTACACTTGCGGCAAAGGAGGATGAAAAGAAGGTTAATAAAATTGTCAGCACAGAGATGAACATACGCGAATAACATGACAATTTGTTGCTGTTCTGAAAGCCCCTATCTGGCATCAATAACCTCATATGCAATGATGGTATCTTCGCAATAATCCGCGATTTCTGAGTATCGTTTAAAGAATGCGGTGAAGTCTACCGGCTTCAGAGCGGTGAATATACTGGCGAATGCGCGGTTATGTGCAGGGTCCATGGCAACGATAAAGAATGCCTCGGTGTCCCGTGAATGATTCGGGAGTGTGTGCATAATGAGTTCTGTCCGGGAATTTATATCTGGATAGATAAATTTTCTGCCTGCATTTAAAGCGTTTTCCTTGTCGTGGTCGTTGGGGTAAAACATAACCACTTTATCATCAGCGGTAATATTGAAGATTGCGATAAGCGCTGCTCGTGCTGTATTTACCTCAATAAATGCCTTTTCACCGTTTTTGTAGATGGAACTGTTTGCTTTAGCATTAAGACCGATTGGTTTTATTTTCAATTCGGGTGTTGACACATCAGCTGCAATCTTAACCCTGTATTCCGGTATCGGCGGGGTTGACGGGTCTTTCTGATACTGGGTAAGCGGCAGCCATTCCGCCTTTTCTTTTACAATGAATCCCTTTGCGTATGTCTTAATGAATTCAGCGGTGAGGGCCATATTGGTGACGAGGGTACTGGAAGTAACACTCACGCCTGCCGCCTGCTCAATCGCTGATGATCGCGCCCGCTGGAGCGCAATCAACTGGCACTGCTCAGCGCTCATGCCTACGATGGCACAGGAACCTTCTGCCGCTATACTTTTGACAAGCCTTTCAGCATGGGCCATGCTCAGGCATATAAAGAAAAATAGACAATGTGAAACAGATAATAATATCAATAACCTTCGTGTATTGAGCATTCAATCCCCCTATTTTACCCATTTTATAGAACAATTATCGTCATATTAATATGACCAGTCAAGTTTTAAATTTTGCACGCCTAACCCTTCAAAAGATGAGATTCCCGTCGTCAGTATTGACTTTCCAGAGATTGCAGCAATTGCTCTAATTGCTTATAAAGGGGTTGGCCCGACCCCAATAGAATCGGATGGATTTCCAATTACCACCTTACTGCCCGCCCGCTGCATTTTTTTGTTCGGTGTTCTGATGATTGTCTACTCAGCGACCACATTTTGTCCCAACCAATGCGATTACTTTTTGGCAAGCCAAGGCAGTTTCGCCACTTGGTAGTCAGCGAACTCGCTTACGAATCTCTCCGCCCAAAGGGCCGCCTGCTCAACAGCATGCCCAAGCTCACTGTCCAGATAGGTCAATTTATGCCAGTGTTTATGCTTTGCATAGGCGTCCTCGAACATCCAAGTGGCACCTTCCCCTTCTTCCTGTAGAACCACCGTCACGCACTCTGCCGCCTTTGTCACATGAGGAATTTCATAGAGGTGTCCAGATGCCTCGGTATTCTCGATCAATACAAACTTAGAGGAAAGGGCATACCGCATTACCTTCTGGATGATACTCTCACCTGTTTTATCTGGTTGCTCTTTGATGATGTACGTATAGTAACCGAGTTCCTGTAGCTTGGATTCAATCCTCTTCAGTCGAGCCAGCGCAGGTCCAGCGTCCTTCCCAAGGACTAGAACCGAATCCGAGTTCTCCAAGATAGAATCCGCACGGTGCCACACCAAATCGAAGGCTGACTTGACCGACTCCACGACTGACTTGGGCTGAGTGCTCCGTGGGAGCCTAATTTGCCACCGTACGAAGATGTGAACGTCTTCGTCATCCCTTATTGGATTCACGAAAGGATGACCCTCGTTGGCAAGGCGACGGACAGCGCGCTCCATGGCCTCAGCGAAAGCATAAGCTGAAAACTTATGCTCCCAATATTTGGTGTAAAGATGCTCTTGAATCTCGCAGACAAGGAATTCACCTTCTCGTGACACAGTTGTCTCCGGAAAGTAGTCGTCCAGCACCCATATATGGATATCTTCGGGCATGGCCTCTAAGTTCAGTCGCTCTAACTCCTTAACGCCGATAGTATCGTCATTTTCCCCACGGAATTTCTCCCACTCGTCTGCCGCTTCTGCAGCCTCGTGCCTGAATTCCTCGTGCTCGTCAGAATTCACTTCTGCCCCCTTTGAGACTATGGTCTCTGCTACCGAACGTGGGCATCAGCGGAAACCCGTAGTTTAGGCAATCCGCTGCATGCCATGGTTAGGTGCCCAGATGAAAAACAATGAAATATTTGCCGTAATTCGACTGAATATATCTATAATTCTTTTAGTAAGATAGGCTACCTGTAATGTTATCTGGAGTCATTGGAAAGTCAGTAATCCTGTCTCCTTCCCGGCTCATCCGTTTCCTCTCTGAAGCGCCAATACCGCTCACCGTTAATCCAGACGACAATGTCTTCGGAAATATTTTTGAATTCAGAGAGAACCTCCCCTGATATCGCCAAATTCCCGCGGTCATTCTCATAGACAAAGGACCCACCAAACTTCTCCTGGATTTCCCAGACCGCGGTTTCTTGATAGAGAATCTGCTCCAGGTTAAGTTCACCAAGCATCCATTTAGCCACCTCTAATGCTGTTGCCTTCATGATACTTTCTCCTTGTTGTCAGTTGCCGGAACCGTCAGGGCATCTTCAGGAAAATGCCCGTCTTCCAGTCTGCTGCCACTGAACCATTTGCATGTGCAGTGGCTTTTGTCCATCAATAGGTCACGCACGGTCATTTTGGGACCTCCAAATTTTAGTTGTACGATGTCAACTTCTTTTGTGCTTGTTCATTTTTATCTCCTTTCAACAATAAAGGTTTTGTAAAAAGATTCTGATCTTTTTTCACAAAACTCTTTTAATTCCAAACTATTATTTCAAAATAGCTTGTCTCCCCCTACCGAAATAGGGTTTTTATGTGTTTGCGAGACCATAAAGGAGACAAGCCCAACATGCCCAAAATAGCCCGTTTCATCATCTGGATATGCTCTAAATTCACCAAGAGTGAAATAGAACAAATTGTTTCCGGCCTTGCGGATAGCGGATATTCTCCAGAACCGCAATCCGGAAGTGAAACCAAAAGACGACTTCCAAGAGAAGTACCCCAATTACAGAAACTTTGCTGTTCCGCCCCTGCCGCCCCTGACGGAGCCTCCACAGAAGGCTCAACCTCTTCAAAAGAACTACAAGAAACTCCTTGCAGAATATGAGCAGGTCCACAGCAAACCTCTTGTTCCCGTACGATATCGGGCCGGCTCTGTTCGTGTGCCTGACCTCGTGGTATGCCCCTGCTGTAATGCTCCCCATCAGTACATTTACTACAACGACGGGAAGAAAAGGACCCAGCTTCTCTGCAAGGTCTGCGGGCAGCTCTTTCAGGCAGACAGGCGGTTCCAAAGAAAGACAAAATATTACTGTCCCTACTGTCACCATGCACTGTTTACGTGGAAGGAAAGGAAAGAGGTCGCCATCTACAAATGCCGCAATAATAATTGTGAGTACCGGATGCGGAAGATGAACAAACTCAACGAGCGGGAAAAGGAATTGGTAAAAATACGGAGTTCACAGTTCAAGCTTGCCTATCAGTACCGGGAGTATCATTTTGCACTTTACGATCTTACCCATTCTACGCCGGAGGATCAGTCCCTCAATCTCACAAGAACCCACAACGGCCCTAACATCCTTGGCCTTATCCTCGCCTTCTACGTCTCCTTTGCGCTTTCTGCCAGGAAGACCGCCCTTGTCTTGCGATCGGTATTTGGCATCTCCATTTCCCACCAGACAGTCCTGAACTATGCTGCTGCAGCTGCCTTCTACTGTCATAGGTTCAACTTGAAGCATAAAGGGTCCATCGATCTTATAAGCGCAGGCGATGAGGCCTATATAAAGATTATGGGTAAACATCGCTATGTCTTCTTTTTCATCTCATCGGAGAATCTGAAGATCACCGCATACCATGTAGCCGACAGTAGGGAACCGCTTCCTGCGATCATCGCTATGAACGAGGCGATCCGCACGGCAGAGCCGGGACAGACAATAATTCTTGTCACCGATGGCAACCCGTCATATCCTGCGGGGATACACTACCTGAACGAACAGAGAGGAAAAGATGCGTCGCTTACTCACAAGAAGGTGATAGGACTCCAGAACTTAGACAGCGAGTCGGAAGCCTACCGGGTTTTCAAGCAGCTTATTGAAAGACTGAACAGGACCTTTAAACATCATGTAAGGCCCTCGCACGGGTTTAACAGCCTCAATGGTGCGATATCACTCGTCACGCTATTTGTCACCCATTACAACTTCTTGAGGCCTCACATGTCTTTGAATTGGAAAACACCCATTCACATGCCGGAACTGGAAGGGGTCAACACCATCCAGGGCAGGTGGCAGAAAATACTTTCCCTTGCTGCCTGAAGGGTAACTTCTCTTCGATTGTCAAAGAACAATAAAAAAACCTGCCGTTTCTCTATCTCGTTGCGGACATAAAACTCAGTTTATGTGCATGTTTGGCACATCGCATTGCGTCCGACTTCTTATGAATTCCTCTAAACATACTTGATGTTCCTGTTTTCATATCTCACATACTTCTTTTCATGAAACTTTTGACAATATCTTTAAATGGTGTTTGTAAGAATGTTTGAAATTGCGTTTTTTTCGGATAAACCTACTGAAGATTTTGCTTATGTATTACTTATTTGCAAATTTGTTCAATTATTTTTGCACTTTTTCTCCACTCCCAGGGAGGGGTCGGGTTTGATTGCTTCCAAAGTCCTTTTCGTTCCTTTCGCGCCCGTTGCTCAGCGTTGTAGAACTCCGAGACATAAGGTTTGTCGACGTATTGCATATACGCCCAGGCATATCCCGATTCAACCATTTCAAGGTTGATATTGCGTCCGTCGAGAAAAACATAGCCGACAACCCTGCCGAGACGGTCTCTTGTAAAACCAGGGATGCGAGCTTATCTTCCGCTTCCGGTCCGTATTCCTGGTTTTTTTCCGGTGAGTCTATGCCTCTCATGCGGACCGGGACGAAACCGGTCTTACGATACTTTGAATCGAGAGGATATCGGTTTCGGTCATCGGGGACAACATGAATGGTGTCGCCATCTGTGATTCTTATTACCTTTCCCGTAAAATCTGACGGATTAGCAGCATATACCGCCAAAGGGTATATGAAAACTACAAGGATGGCTGTTATGAAACCCCTCTGGAATATTTCTGAAACATTTTTTTGTTTACTCATGAGCCAACCTCCCTCTGTATGTTTCAATCATTTGAATTTGTATTACTTCTCGATGTTCAAGGAAGTAATACATTTCATAAGATGAAAATTTGTTTTCACATAAAAAAAAGGAGGAAATTATGCTCAAATGGTATTACGAAGTCCTGAAAAATTATACGGGTTTTAGCGGAAGAGCAAGTCGGAAAGAGTTTTGGTATTTCACCTTGTTCAACGCCATCATCACCATTGTACTTGGCGTCTTAGACCTTGTAACAGGCAGTTACCTGACCGAATCCGGTATCTGGTTTTTGAGTGGCGGTTATGCCCTGGCCTTATTAATGCCAAGCATAGCCGTATCGATCCGGAGACTTCATGACACTGACCG
It encodes the following:
- a CDS encoding DDE-type integrase/transposase/recombinase is translated as MFPALRIADILQNRNPEVKPKDDFQEKYPNYRNFAVPPLPPLTEPPQKAQPLQKNYKKLLAEYEQVHSKPLVPVRYRAGSVRVPDLVVCPCCNAPHQYIYYNDGKKRTQLLCKVCGQLFQADRRFQRKTKYYCPYCHHALFTWKERKEVAIYKCRNNNCEYRMRKMNKLNEREKELVKIRSSQFKLAYQYREYHFALYDLTHSTPEDQSLNLTRTHNGPNILGLILAFYVSFALSARKTALVLRSVFGISISHQTVLNYAAAAAFYCHRFNLKHKGSIDLISAGDEAYIKIMGKHRYVFFFISSENLKITAYHVADSREPLPAIIAMNEAIRTAEPGQTIILVTDGNPSYPAGIHYLNEQRGKDASLTHKKVIGLQNLDSESEAYRVFKQLIERLNRTFKHHVRPSHGFNSLNGAISLVTLFVTHYNFLRPHMSLNWKTPIHMPELEGVNTIQGRWQKILSLAA
- a CDS encoding thermonuclease family protein, translated to MNLEMVESGYAWAYMQYVDKPYVSEFYNAEQRARKERKGLWKQSNPTPPWEWRKSAKIIEQICK
- a CDS encoding formylglycine-generating enzyme family protein; amino-acid sequence: MPDRGFQNSNKLSCYSRMFISVLTILLTFFSSSFAASVENAVARQEGNRAVWEFEVVSDTQEEEDLTLTSTIDGKTLDNKDLHFEGDFPKTKPGKGKKIYWNVLQDFPRGIQGNLDWELLAGGKAKVFTDPVTGMEFVFVKGGCFDMGDTSGSTNEKPVHNVCVSDFSISKYEVSQGQWKAIMGNNPSRFSSCGDTCPVETVSWNDVHNFIQKLNSRTGKSYRLPTEAEWEYAARSGGKKEKYAGTSSNSNLGSYA
- a CDS encoding DUF805 domain-containing protein — protein: MLKWYYEVLKNYTGFSGRASRKEFWYFTLFNAIITIVLGVLDLVTGSYLTESGIWFLSGGYALALLMPSIAVSIRRLHDTDRSGWWVLFSLVPLIGIIVFYVFMAQDSEPGENQYGPNPKKVGLPPDK
- a CDS encoding DUF2158 domain-containing protein codes for the protein MVQLKFGGPKMTVRDLLMDKSHCTCKWFSGSRLEDGHFPEDALTVPATDNKEKVS
- a CDS encoding DUF4384 domain-containing protein — encoded protein: MLNTRRLLILLSVSHCLFFFICLSMAHAERLVKSIAAEGSCAIVGMSAEQCQLIALQRARSSAIEQAAGVSVTSSTLVTNMALTAEFIKTYAKGFIVKEKAEWLPLTQYQKDPSTPPIPEYRVKIAADVSTPELKIKPIGLNAKANSSIYKNGEKAFIEVNTARAALIAIFNITADDKVVMFYPNDHDKENALNAGRKFIYPDINSRTELIMHTLPNHSRDTEAFFIVAMDPAHNRAFASIFTALKPVDFTAFFKRYSEIADYCEDTIIAYEVIDAR